One Zingiber officinale cultivar Zhangliang chromosome 10B, Zo_v1.1, whole genome shotgun sequence genomic window, ATATAGTTAAGCAAGATGTCCTCATGActatagtaaaataaaatagtaatgacatttgaaaattggattttgtGAAACACCTGCTTCCCCATTTGTGGAGAGATAACTGCATAGACATTTGCATCCTGAACTGTTTTGTACAACATATATCTGTCCCCGCCAGTTGTCCCCATTACAAATGGCACACCAAGTTTACAGTAAAGATCAGCATTTGCTGCGTTAACCAAAAACAGGCATGTATCCTGAGATAAAATTAATTTACTTAAAAGAGCAActtggtgcacgaagctcctgccaATATGGGGTCCTAGGGAAGGGCCCATTGTACATAGCCTTACCtactttgcaagaggttgtttccgaaCCGTGATCTCTAGGTCAcacggcaacaactttaccattgcaccaAGGCCCCCCGTtagtaaaataaattaattcactAATGCAATTAAAAATTgatacataagcaaataaaaaagaAACAATCATGCAAACAGTAAATCAAGGACAAATACcaaaaaaaaacaatttcctACGCCTATAAGTTACAAAAAACTTGTTACCAAAGGTGATGTTTATTCAAAGTAATGTTACTTTAAAGcatgatttatgcatgttaaTCAAAACGCAAAGATCATAGTATTGCGCCTAATCTATGTAATCTTGAATATTGTTGAGACATATGTCTTTACAATTCCCTGCATAAATATGGCTTGGAGATTTTAGCAAAGAAAGAAGTCATATTAAACAAGAAAAGCTAAATGGAAAACAATACCATTTACAGCATCAGGCACTGTATAATCCACCACAATAAGGTCAGGATTCTCCTGAATGATAGACGACAGAAGACTTTCTCTTTCAGACGGACCATGTATCTGAATCTCAGTAGAGCCAACTTTTATATTTCTACCAGGTTTCTCGACGCTACTAAATGACACAGGAAGTAGTTGAAGCCCAGCAGAAAGTGCAGACTCTGCAACTGCTTTCCCCATTTTTCCAGTGCATCCGTTTACCTGTGCGAATGACGCATGAGAATAGATGCCTTCCTGTTCCTTATCTAAGTTTATTAATTAAACAGCTCATTAATTAAACTTATCAGTTTAGAGAAGGGTTACCTCCGCCCTTCACTCTAAAAAAGACATTTTTTATGAACAACAtattaatatactaaaagtttcaGCCTAGAACATCTGAGTTGTAGCTCTGAGAGATCAGTTTAAATATCTAAAACCATAAATCATGGCAAATGAATTGTGCACATACCAGAATAGGGAAAGACCGGCCAGGATTCACCGCAACATTGGATGTGAGTTGCGAATGGCTTATGACACTACAAACTAGTGGAGGGAGCTGCCAGCGGTTTCGTCGAGCTAAAAGTGGGTGGCCAGTGTTTGCTAGACAGTTGGTGGCAGTCATTGGGGGCAGCAAGGAGTTCATTGCCGCAGTGTTggaactaggactttcacctagatgcAGCACTACATaattatatcaaaaa contains:
- the LOC122030017 gene encoding probable 4-hydroxy-tetrahydrodipicolinate reductase 1, chloroplastic, producing MNSLLPPMTATNCLANTGHPLLARRNRWQLPPLVCSVISHSQLTSNVAVNPGRSFPILVNGCTGKMGKAVAESALSAGLQLLPVSFSSVEKPGRNIKVGSTEIQIHGPSERESLLSSIIQENPDLIVVDYTVPDAVNANADLYCKLGVPFVMGTTGGDRYMLYKTVQDANVYAVISPQMGKQVVAFLAAMEIMADQFPGAFSGYSLEVMESHQANKLDTSGTAKAVISCFQKLGVNFDLNQIKQIRDPKKQVEMVGVPEEYLAGHAFHLYHLTSPDQTVSFEFQHNVCGRSIYAEGSIDAAIFLHEKVKSKAEKRIYDMIDVLREGNMR